The sequence TCCATTACCAGAAATTCCACCTGCGGCAAGCGCATCCGGGCCTGCACGATCATGTCGGGCGAGGCGTCAATGCCCACCACGCGGGCGGCTCTGGCGGCCAGAGCTTCTGTCAGCGCACCAGTGCCGCAGCCAACGTCAACGATAAAACCCAGGCCATCGGGCAGCAGGCTCAGCAGGTTTTCACCATAGGCCGCCACAAAATCGTGGTTCTGGTCATAAAGACGGGCATCCCAATCCATGAATCCGGTTCTCCCTGCGCGGCGAAAAAAAGCGCAAGCGCCACTTGTTGTAAACATCAGACTACAGCGCGTCAATGCGGCGAGCTGATTTGCAGCAACAATGCCGCCCGTTCCCCGCCAGAAATGATCGTGCTCAGGCCTGCTTTTCCCGCAATGCGCGCCTTTGCATTGCGCGGTTGCCCACTTGCCCGAGTACTGCGGCGGCAAGCCCAGTGCAGGCGCTCACCAGCCCCAGCGGCACGGCGGTATCGCCCCCGGCCAGCCCCACAAGGGGCGAGGTGCACGCGCCAAAAATAAAGACCGCCACGCCCAGAATGCCCGAGGCCGTTCCCGCGCCCACATTTTGCGCGCTGATGCCAAGGGTAAAGCTGGTGGGAAGCGTCATGCCCTGAAGGGCGATCATGAAAAACAGTCCCACGAGCAGCGGCAAGGGCGAGGCTGGCGCTATCACCGTCACGGCCAGCACGCCAAGGCAGGCCGCGCAGCGCAACGTGTTGCCGAGTTGCAGCAAACGTGCTTCGCCAAAGCGGCGCGACAGCCGGGCCGTGGCAAGGGCAACAAACATGACGCTCAAGGCGTTGCAGCCAAAAATGACGCTATAGCCCTGCGGCGAGATGCCGTACATGCCCTGCAACACAAAAGGCGAAGCCGCCACGTAACCGAAAAATCCGCCCATGGTGAAACCCTGCACGCCCACATAACACATGAAGGGCTTTTGCCGCAAAAGCTCGCCCATGGCCTTCCATGAGGCGCGCAAGCCGCCCTCGCGGCGCATGGTTTCCGGCAGGGTTTCGGGCAGGCCTGCGGCGCTCAGCACGATCAGCAGTACCCCAAAGCCCGTCAGAAAATAAAAAATCAGGGGCCAACCGCTCAGGGATGCCAGCCACCCACCCAGAAGCGGCCCGGTAATGGGGGCAATGCCGTTGACCGCCATGAGCAGGCTCATGAAGTTGGTCAGCTCCGGCCCGCGGAACAGATCGCAGGCCATGGCGCGGGCCAGCACAATGCCCCCTGCCCCGCCAAGTCCCTGCGCAAAACGCAGGGCAATAAAGCTGTTGCCCGTTTTTGCCGCTGCGCAGCATATGGAAGCCAGCGTAAAGAAGATCAATGCCACGAACAACGGCTTGCGCCGCCCTGTGGAATCTGAAATGGGTCCCACAAACAATTGCCCGAGGGCCATGCCCAGCAGACAGGCCGTGATGGTCAACTGGGTTGTTGCCGTGGAAATGTTAAGGTCTGCCGCCAGCGCGGGCAGACTTGGCAGATAGGTATCGGTACACAGCGGGCCAAAGGCGGCCATCATGCCCAGCAAAAGCGCCAGAAACAGCCTGCGGCGGCGTGGCAGCTTTGCGCCGGCACCCACAATATAATCATTTTCCGTAATGCGCATGTTTGTCCTTTTTTTTTCTTTGCGCGATATTCGGGACGGGCGCGGGCAAAGTCAAGGGCGGGGAATGCCCCTGCGCGGCTCTGGTATGCGCTGCCGCCTTATGCTACCCTGCGCCTATGATTGATTACGCTCAAGCCCTTAACGAAGCCCAGTACGAGGCAGCCACCTGCGGCGACGGCCCGGTGCTGGTTGTGGCAGGCGCAGGCAGCGGCAAAACCCGCACCATCGTCTACCGTCTGGCATGGCTGGCAGAACACGGCGTTGAACCTGACGCCATGCTCCTGCTCACCTTTACCCGCAAGGCCGCGCATGAAATGCTGCACCGCGCGGGGCTGTTGCTCAATCAGGGGCTTGCAGGCGTGCAGGGCGGCACCTTCCACGCCTTTGGCTTTGGGGCGCTCCGGCGCTGGAAGCCCGCGTGGCTTGGCGACAGACCCTTCACAGTCATGGATTCCGCCGACATCAACGAGGCGGTCAAGCACTGCAAGGATCAGCTCAAACTGGGCAAGGGCGACAGGTCGTTTCCCAAAACCCAGAGCATTGTGGGGCTGCTGAGCAAGGCTCGCAACAAGGAACTGCCGCTGGACGAAGTGCTGCGGCGCGAGGCTTTTCATCTGCTGCCCCATGCCGACGGCCTGGCCCGGCTGGGCGATGCCTACAATGCCTACCGCCGCGACAAGGGCCTGCTGGATTACGATGATCTGCTGTTCGAGCTTGAGGCCCTGCTGCGCGAAAATCCGCTGGCAGCCGCCTCGCTGAGGCAGAGGTTCAGCCATATTCTCGTTGACGAGTATCAGGATACAAACCTGGTTCAGGCCCGCATTGTGCGCCTGCTGGCAGGGCCGATGGACGGTCCCCCAGGCAACGTCATGGCGGTGGGCGACGAAGCCCAGTCCATCTATGCTTTTCGCGGTGCCAACGTGCGCAACATATTGGACTTTCCCACGCTTTTTCCCGGCGCGCGCGTGGTTCGGCTGGAAGAAAACTACCGCTCCACCAAGCCAGTGCTGGATGTGGCCAACAACCTGCTCTCCCACGCTGCGGAATCCTTCCGCAAAAACCTGTTCACGCGCAAGGAAGGCGGCGACCCGGTACGACTTGTGACGCCGCTCAGCGACATGAGTCAGGCCAAGCTGGTGGTGCGCCGGGTTGAAGAACTGCTGGCGACCCATCTGCCGCACGAAATCGCGGTGCTTTTCCGCGCTGGCTTCCATTCCTACAATCTGGAAATGGCCCTCAATCAGGCGGGCATTGCCTTTCGTAAATACGGCGGGCTGCGCTATACCGAGGCCGCCCACGTCAAGGATGTTATTGCCTACGCGCGCCTGCTGCTCAACCCGCTCGACCTGCCCGCCTTTGCCCGTGTGGCGGCCCAGCACAGCGGCATTGGCCCCAAGACGGTGGAAAAACTCTATGCCGTGGCCCGCAGCGGCGATCAGAAATCCACAGAAAAAGCCTTTGCCAAGTATCCGGGTTTTCTGGAAGACATGCGCTTTGTGGACGACCTGCGCGCCCGGCCCATGCCGCCCTCGGGCGCGCTATCATCAGTTCTTGAACATTACCGCCCCCGCCTCGAGGCCCTCTACCCGGAAGACTGGCCCCGCCGCCAGCAGGGGCTGGAAGAAATCATCCAGATGGCCTCCGGTTACAGTGAGCTGGATCTCTTTGTGGCAGATCTGGCCCTTGAAGCGCCGGAAGACGATGACGCCGACAGCAATGAAGGCAAGATCACCCTTTCCACCGTACATTCGGCCAAGGGGCTGGAGTGGAACGCCGTTCTGATCATTGATCTGGTGGAAGACCGCTTTCCCTCGCGCCACGCTCTCGCGCGGCCAGAAGATTTTGAAGAAGAACGCCGCCTCATGTACGTGGCCTGCACCCGCGCGCGACAGTGCCTTGACCTTTACGCCCCGGCCTCGCTCTACAACAGGGCGGAGCGCGGCAGTCAGCACGTGAGCCAGAGTCCCTTTGTGCGCGAGCTTGCGCCCGGCATGGTGGAAGAATGGATTGAAGGCTTCGGCGGCGTGCTTTCGCGTCGCAGCGTTGGCGGCGTGGGCTTTGGGCGCAAAACCGCCGTGCCTTCAGCTGGCGGGCCTGGTGGGGCGCAGGGATTTTCGGGCGGGCTTTTGCCGCGTCCGCAGCGCCCGACAAGCCACGATGTCTATGACGACTGCCAGCTTGCGCCAGACGATGCGCCGGGCTGCGCGTCAGCGAGAGGCCCGGCTGGGCAGGCCCTTCCCGTTGCGAATCCCGTGTCCGCCCCTGCGGCGGCTCATGGGAACTCAAGGCCGCAGGCCGCAGGCGATGGCGAACTGTGCTACTGCCGCCACCGTATTTTCGGCCGCGGCAAGATCGTACGCCATCTGCCGCCGGACAAGGTGCAGGTGAATTTCCCTGGCTTTGGCCTCAAGGTCATTCTGAGCGAATATCTGATTCTGGAGAGCTGATATGGTTCCGCCCCACGCATCCCCTGTTTCTCATGGCTCTCTTTCTGAAGACGGCATTCTGGCCTGTCTTGGCAGACATTTTCCGCAGACCGGGCCTTCCCTGCTGCTGGGCAGGGGCGACGATTGCGCCGTGCTGCGCGGCGGCAAGCCCCTTGCTGTGAGCAGCGACCTTTTTCTGGAAGACGTGCATTTTCGCCGCTCGTATTTTACCCCTGAAGAAACAGGCTACAAGGCGCTGGCCGTCAATGTGAGCGATCTTGCGGCCTGCGGGGCGCGGCCCGCGGCCTTTACCCTCTGCCTCGGCCTGCCCGGCTGGGTGGACGAACCGTGGCTGGACGCGTTTTTCTCCGGCATGGCCGGTCTTGCCAAGCAACACAACATGGTGCTGGCCGGAGGCGATCTTTCCGGCTGTGAGCGTCTGCATATTTCTGTGACAGTGTGGGGCGAACCCGCCGACCCCGGCACCTTTCTTGTGCGCGGTGGCAGCATGCCCGGCGATGTGCTCTTTGTAGTGGGACGTCTGGGCCTTGCCCGCGCGGGGCTCAAAGCTCTTGAAGCTCAGGGCCGCGCGGCCCTGGCGCAGTGGCCCGCCGCCTGCGCGGCGCACCTGCACCCCGAGCCGCAGGTGGACGCTGGCCTCATGCTGGCGCGGGCAGGATTCAATGCCCGACCGCCTGCGCTCATGGATGTTTCTGACGGCATCATGCGCGATCTGCCCCGGTTGCTTGGCCTTACGGGCGAGTTGAGCGCTGCGGGTCAGGTCTCGCGCGGCAGCTTGGGGGCGGAAATTATGCTGGCCCGTGGGCAACTGCACCCCGAAGTAGTGAGCTATGCCGAAGCCCATGGCAAAAATCCCGTACACGAAGCCCTGCTTGGCGGCGAGGATTACGCCCTGCTTGGTTCGTGCGCGCCCGACATGCTGCCCCCCCTGCATGCGGCCATACCGCGCCTTACAAGCATCGGCGTTGTGACCGCTGGCGGCGGTCTTGTGTGCAACAACGAACCGCTGGACACTCTGGCGGACATGCGCGGCTTTGACCACTTTGAGCACAAAGGGCAGGAGGCCTGACCTGCGCGCATGGCAAAACAAAGGAAACCCCGCATGAGCACCATCTCGCAGCGGTCAGCATCCGCGCCGCTTTCAGAAGATCAACCTTCCATTTCTTCTCAAATGGTTGAAGAATTCCGCGCTGTCTGCCGCGATGCATGGAAGCAGGGCCTGCTGTCCGGCTGCAACGGCAACGCCAGCCGCAGACTTGGCAGCAACGCACCAGGGCTTGTCTGCGTCACGCGCAGCGGCGCTGCCAAGGGCAGGCTGACCGCCGCCGACTGTTGCCTTATGGACATCGCCACTGGCGCAACCGTGTCAGGCGGGCCAGCGTCCACTGAATCGGGCATGCACCTTGCCATCTATCGCGCCCTCCCGGACTGTAATGCCATCCTGCACACCCACCCTCGCCGCCTGCTTGCTTTGAGCCTGCGGCTGGCGGGCAGACAGGAGGACTTTTTGCGCCTGCCCCTCTTTGAAGCCGAAGTGTGGCGTGCCAAGCTGGGCTTTGCCCCGGCCCTGCCCCCCGGCACCACCGAGCTGGCAGAGGCCGTAGCTCTGGCTGCCAGCGGCAAGGATGCCGTGTGGATGGCCGGGCATGGCCTGTGCTGCCTTGGGCGTACCCTGGCCGAAGCCCTGTGTCTGGCTGAAGAACTGGAGCATCTGGCCGCGCTGCAGATACTTGCCACGGTTTAGCGCAGGCATTGCAGCCGCACCTTTCAGCCCGCTTTTGGCGGGCTTTTTTGTTTCTTTTAGTGTTACAACTTGCAAAAACATATGCGCTATTGTAGCATTCAATAAAATTTCGTAACACAAATCAAAGGAGCCCTCCACCATGCATATCCGTTCGCACTTCTGCGCTGCTCTGGCCCTTATGGGTCTCATGATTTCCAGCACTGCCGCCCTGGCCCACGAATTCATCCTCAAGCCCGACACGGCAACCCCTGCCGCCGGTCAGAAAACCCGCATGCAGGCGCAGGCAGCCCATGTGTTCATGGTCAGCGAAGAAGCCGAAAATCCCGCCAACGTGCATCTGTACCTCTTGCAGGGCGACAAAAAAACCGACATCGCCCTTGTGGAAGACAAGGCGCTTGTTGCGCTGGTGGGCGACTTCACCCTCGCGCAGAATGGCCCCGCCATGTTGGTGGGCCACCGCCTGCCCCAGATATGGTGCGAAACAACGCAGGGTGAAATGGAAGGCAGCCGTGCCGCCCTTGAAGCCAAGGGCATGAAGGTCAAATCTTCCGGCAAGTATGAAAAATTCGCCAAGACTCTGCTCAATCCCGCCAGCAAGGATACCCTGTTCGGCAAGGCTCTTGGCCAGGATCTGGAACTTGTGCTGCTGAGCAATCCCGCAGACATCAAGCCCGGCAGCCCCTTGAACGTGCAGGTGCTGCTGCGCGGCAAGCCCGTGCCCAATGCCACTGTGGGCCTGACCCACGATGCCTTCAGCAAGGAGCAGGACACTTACAAATCCAAGGCTCAGACCGATGCGCAGGGCAAGGCCTCCTTTACCATAGACAAGCCCGCCCTGTGGATGCTGCGCACCACTGTGGTGGAAAAGACCCCCGGCGCGGACGCTGACGAGCACCATCTGCGCGCCACCTATGTGTTCCCCGTAAAGTAGCCCCATATCCACACGCAGGTAGGCGGGGGAAGGTTCGCTTTCTCCCGCCTGATCGCATTCCCCACATCTGTTTGAGGCAAGGAAGTTATATGCGCATTTTTCTTTTGAGGCGCTACGCCGCCATCTGCCTTGCGGCTGCGCTGCTTCTGGCAGGCGCTTCGGCTCAGGTTTCGGCCCATGCTCTGTATGCGGCAGATACCCGGCACGACGGCGTGGTGCTTGTGCAGTTTGCCTACTCCAGCGGTGAGCAGCCCACCTATGCCAAGGTGGAGGTGTACAGCCCCGCAGACGACAAGGTGGAATTTCAGAATGGCCGCACGGACGCGCAGGGGCGATTTGCCTTCATGCCTGATGCGCCGGGCCGCTGGCGCATCATCATGGCCGACAACATGGGCCACAGGGTTGAACACCCGGTGGAAATCAGCGCAGCTCAGGGTTCCGCAGCCGCAGACAGCGGGCACGATGCGGGGCCGGGCGGCTTTGCCATGCCCTTGCGCATTCTGCTGGGCCTGAGCCTCATTGCGAACATGGCGCTGGCGGCTGCCGTGCTGCGCCGCAGAAAAAAACTTACGGCCTGACTGCTCCAAATTATTTTTGACCGCAAAAAAACGGGTGCCTCCTGATGGAAGCACCCGTTTTTAGATCTGGCAATAAGCGTTTATTTCGGCTCGATAACTTCCCTGCCACCCATGTAGGGAACCAGCACCTTGGGCAGCACAAGGCTGCCGTCCTTTTGCTGACAGTTTTCAAGGATGGCGGCAATGGTGCGGCCCGTGGGCAGGCCGGAGCCGTTGAGCGTGTGCAAAAACATGGCCTTGCCGCCCTTGGGCTTGAAGCGGATATCAGCCCGGCGGGCCTGAAAATCCGTGCAATTGGAGCAGGACGAAATTTCGCGGAAGGTCTTTTGCGTGGGCAGCCACACTTCCACATCATAGGTCTTGGCGGAGCTGAAGCCAATGTCGCCCGTGCAGAGCGTGATGACGCGGTAGGGCAGTTCTAGCATTTCCAGCAGGTTGCAGGCATGACCGCGCATGATCTCAAGCTGGTTGAAGCTGTCGTCAGGATGGGCGAAACGCACCATCTCTACCTTGGTAAACTGGTGCATGCGGATAAGGCCGCGCGTATCCTTGCCCGCGCTGCCCGCCTCAGAGCGGAAGCAGGGCGTGGCCGCGCAGTAGGCGCGGGGCAGATCGGCCTCGTCCAGCACTTCGCCAGCGTGCAGGTTGGTCAGCGGCACTTCGGCAGTGGGGATCAGGTAGTATTCCCACTCGCGCAGCTTGAACAGGTCTTCCTCAAACTTGGGCAACTGGCCCGTGCCAGTCATGCTGGCGCGGTTGACCATGTAGGGTGGGCAGACCTCAATATAGTCTTCAGCCACTGTGTGCTGATCAAGAAAAAAGTTCACCAGTGCGCGCTCAAGGCGTGCGCCCCAGTTCAGGGACACCACAAAGCGGCTGCCAGTCAGGCGGGCGGCGCGCTCAAAATCAAGCCCGCCAAGG is a genomic window of uncultured Desulfovibrio sp. containing:
- a CDS encoding class II aldolase/adducin family protein, giving the protein MSTISQRSASAPLSEDQPSISSQMVEEFRAVCRDAWKQGLLSGCNGNASRRLGSNAPGLVCVTRSGAAKGRLTAADCCLMDIATGATVSGGPASTESGMHLAIYRALPDCNAILHTHPRRLLALSLRLAGRQEDFLRLPLFEAEVWRAKLGFAPALPPGTTELAEAVALAASGKDAVWMAGHGLCCLGRTLAEALCLAEELEHLAALQILATV
- the thiL gene encoding thiamine-phosphate kinase, producing MVPPHASPVSHGSLSEDGILACLGRHFPQTGPSLLLGRGDDCAVLRGGKPLAVSSDLFLEDVHFRRSYFTPEETGYKALAVNVSDLAACGARPAAFTLCLGLPGWVDEPWLDAFFSGMAGLAKQHNMVLAGGDLSGCERLHISVTVWGEPADPGTFLVRGGSMPGDVLFVVGRLGLARAGLKALEAQGRAALAQWPAACAAHLHPEPQVDAGLMLARAGFNARPPALMDVSDGIMRDLPRLLGLTGELSAAGQVSRGSLGAEIMLARGQLHPEVVSYAEAHGKNPVHEALLGGEDYALLGSCAPDMLPPLHAAIPRLTSIGVVTAGGGLVCNNEPLDTLADMRGFDHFEHKGQEA
- a CDS encoding multidrug effflux MFS transporter; this translates as MRITENDYIVGAGAKLPRRRRLFLALLLGMMAAFGPLCTDTYLPSLPALAADLNISTATTQLTITACLLGMALGQLFVGPISDSTGRRKPLFVALIFFTLASICCAAAKTGNSFIALRFAQGLGGAGGIVLARAMACDLFRGPELTNFMSLLMAVNGIAPITGPLLGGWLASLSGWPLIFYFLTGFGVLLIVLSAAGLPETLPETMRREGGLRASWKAMGELLRQKPFMCYVGVQGFTMGGFFGYVAASPFVLQGMYGISPQGYSVIFGCNALSVMFVALATARLSRRFGEARLLQLGNTLRCAACLGVLAVTVIAPASPLPLLVGLFFMIALQGMTLPTSFTLGISAQNVGAGTASGILGVAVFIFGACTSPLVGLAGGDTAVPLGLVSACTGLAAAVLGQVGNRAMQRRALREKQA
- a CDS encoding DUF4198 domain-containing protein, with translation MHIRSHFCAALALMGLMISSTAALAHEFILKPDTATPAAGQKTRMQAQAAHVFMVSEEAENPANVHLYLLQGDKKTDIALVEDKALVALVGDFTLAQNGPAMLVGHRLPQIWCETTQGEMEGSRAALEAKGMKVKSSGKYEKFAKTLLNPASKDTLFGKALGQDLELVLLSNPADIKPGSPLNVQVLLRGKPVPNATVGLTHDAFSKEQDTYKSKAQTDAQGKASFTIDKPALWMLRTTVVEKTPGADADEHHLRATYVFPVK
- the serS gene encoding serine--tRNA ligase, which produces MIDLKLVQKQPEVLAKALTDRHSDLDVNEFLALDARRRALLTEVETLKSRRNAASAEVAAKKRAGEDATALLAEMSGVSDRIKELDVETAQAKADVETWLMRVPNLPDAAVPVGKDESENVEVRRWGTPREFDFEPREHGDLGVALGGLDFERAARLTGSRFVVSLNWGARLERALVNFFLDQHTVAEDYIEVCPPYMVNRASMTGTGQLPKFEEDLFKLREWEYYLIPTAEVPLTNLHAGEVLDEADLPRAYCAATPCFRSEAGSAGKDTRGLIRMHQFTKVEMVRFAHPDDSFNQLEIMRGHACNLLEMLELPYRVITLCTGDIGFSSAKTYDVEVWLPTQKTFREISSCSNCTDFQARRADIRFKPKGGKAMFLHTLNGSGLPTGRTIAAILENCQQKDGSLVLPKVLVPYMGGREVIEPK
- a CDS encoding ATP-dependent helicase — encoded protein: MIDYAQALNEAQYEAATCGDGPVLVVAGAGSGKTRTIVYRLAWLAEHGVEPDAMLLLTFTRKAAHEMLHRAGLLLNQGLAGVQGGTFHAFGFGALRRWKPAWLGDRPFTVMDSADINEAVKHCKDQLKLGKGDRSFPKTQSIVGLLSKARNKELPLDEVLRREAFHLLPHADGLARLGDAYNAYRRDKGLLDYDDLLFELEALLRENPLAAASLRQRFSHILVDEYQDTNLVQARIVRLLAGPMDGPPGNVMAVGDEAQSIYAFRGANVRNILDFPTLFPGARVVRLEENYRSTKPVLDVANNLLSHAAESFRKNLFTRKEGGDPVRLVTPLSDMSQAKLVVRRVEELLATHLPHEIAVLFRAGFHSYNLEMALNQAGIAFRKYGGLRYTEAAHVKDVIAYARLLLNPLDLPAFARVAAQHSGIGPKTVEKLYAVARSGDQKSTEKAFAKYPGFLEDMRFVDDLRARPMPPSGALSSVLEHYRPRLEALYPEDWPRRQQGLEEIIQMASGYSELDLFVADLALEAPEDDDADSNEGKITLSTVHSAKGLEWNAVLIIDLVEDRFPSRHALARPEDFEEERRLMYVACTRARQCLDLYAPASLYNRAERGSQHVSQSPFVRELAPGMVEEWIEGFGGVLSRRSVGGVGFGRKTAVPSAGGPGGAQGFSGGLLPRPQRPTSHDVYDDCQLAPDDAPGCASARGPAGQALPVANPVSAPAAAHGNSRPQAAGDGELCYCRHRIFGRGKIVRHLPPDKVQVNFPGFGLKVILSEYLILES